The Montipora capricornis isolate CH-2021 chromosome 3, ASM3666992v2, whole genome shotgun sequence genome window below encodes:
- the LOC138040396 gene encoding uncharacterized protein, which yields MSQENVPTTSQEVNSQEMAMHFDLPPPEPLDLSGGNISENWKKVKQKFTNYEIATGINKKETATRVATLLTVIGNDAIDVFNTITWDAEGDDTKIEKVLQKFEEHCEPKKNVSCERYKFFSRAQESGETIDQYVTILRKLSETWEFGTLRNSLIKDRIVLGVSNCKTRERLLRVQELTLEKALDLVRSAEITEKQLQKLESDSSVHGIGKEKSKFVLKKSSSDNEEKPPPNKTFNCRNCGTRHGARECPAYGKTC from the coding sequence ATGTCACAAGAAAACGTGCCTACAACAAGTCAAGAGGTAAACTCACAAGAAATGGCTATGCACTTTGACCTTCCACCTCCGGAACCACTTGATTTAAGCGGCGGTAACATCTCCGAAAATTGGAAGAAGGTCAAACAGAAGTTTACTAATTATGAAATCGCCACTGgaataaacaagaaagaaacTGCGACCAGAGTGGCGACGCTGCTAACAGTCATCGGCAATGATGCTATCGACGTTTTCAACACGATAACGTGGGATGCAGAAGGTGATGACACAAAGATTGAGAAGGTATTACAGAAATTTGAAGAACATTGTGAACCAAAAAAGAATGTTAGTTGCGAAAGATACAAGTTCTTCTCAAGGGCTCAAGAGAGCGGCGAAACTATCGACCAGTATGTGACTATACTTAGAAAATTGAGTGAAACGTGGGAATTTGGAACATTAAGGAACTCTCTTATCAAAGATAGAATTGTGCTTGGTGTGAGTAATTGCAAGACGAGGGAAAGATTGCTCAGAGTACAAGAACTGACCCTTGAAAAAGCTCTAGACTTGGTTAGATCAGCGGAAATTACAGAAAAGCAACTTCAAAAACTGGAAAGTGACTCATCAGTACATGGTATTGGCAAGGAGAAGAGCAAATTTGTCCTCAAGAAGTCTTCCTCAGACAATGAGGAAAAACCACCTCCAAACAAGACTTTTAATTGCAGGAATTGCGGAACAAGACATGGTGCGAGAGAATGCCCCGCGTATGGAAAAACGTGCTAG